The Gemmata palustris genome includes a region encoding these proteins:
- a CDS encoding PSD1 and planctomycete cytochrome C domain-containing protein translates to MHVGSIPTALARAAGSYCGRVRLAAALLLVALVPTNGRADEGADFFEKKVRPVLAEHCYSCHAVSTKKAKGGLELDTPTGIRKGGESGPLVKAKDENSLLLKVVAHAPDFPAMPPKGKIPDTAVADLQRWVKMGAPLPAATANPSAGTPAREFWSFKPVTEQPAPKVSDPKWPAQKADFFILKKLDEQKLTPAPLADRRTLVRRIYFDLIGLPPTIEQVEAFVSDTRADAYERLVDELLASPRFGEKWARHWFDVARYAEDNSTGESTCRPPRFPYRYRDWVIGAFNADVPFDRFIRLQLAADLLPDTPPADFAALGFLGLSPVYHKEPKLSKDVISAFVADEWDERVDVITRGFLGLTVACARCHDHKFDPITAEDYYALAGVMANTQLAERPLKPDASASQDALTTVRLDLLDANMRLDYAKEMRGTAVKEKKDPTPFDLQIKKFEARVADLKKKEKGLDTGTIANVVRDAGTWVNGDNPDWTVIDYQPGKYRDLPVFIRGNPARPGAIVARRFPTVLSPSQPRSFREGSGRKELADAIVSDATGLTARVFVNRTWGWVFGRPIVTTPSNFGALGDRPTHPELLDDLAARFVANRWSMKWLVRELVTSAAYRQSTRHDEKFAAADPDNRWLWRAPRKRLELEAWRDATLQVSGQLNLAGGGPSDNLDSPRSVRRTVYGKVSRGERPADIHRLFDLPDPKAHGEKREATTTPVQQLYFLNSPFVRQSAVALAKATTAGKTTEDGVRALFQRVLLRDPTSDELETAARLVRPAREGAPPAWELLAQTLLASNEFLFLN, encoded by the coding sequence ATGCACGTCGGAAGCATCCCGACCGCACTTGCGCGGGCGGCCGGGTCGTACTGCGGCCGGGTGCGGCTCGCCGCGGCCCTCTTGCTCGTCGCTCTCGTGCCGACCAATGGCCGGGCCGATGAGGGCGCCGACTTCTTCGAGAAGAAAGTGCGGCCGGTCCTGGCCGAGCACTGCTACTCCTGCCACGCCGTCAGCACGAAAAAGGCCAAAGGCGGGCTCGAACTCGACACCCCAACTGGCATCCGCAAGGGCGGTGAATCCGGTCCGCTCGTCAAAGCCAAAGACGAAAACAGCTTGTTACTGAAGGTCGTGGCGCACGCCCCGGACTTTCCCGCGATGCCGCCCAAAGGGAAGATCCCCGACACGGCCGTTGCCGATCTCCAGCGGTGGGTGAAGATGGGCGCGCCGCTCCCGGCCGCAACCGCGAACCCGTCCGCGGGTACACCCGCCCGCGAGTTCTGGTCGTTCAAACCTGTAACCGAGCAGCCCGCCCCGAAGGTTTCGGACCCGAAGTGGCCGGCTCAGAAAGCGGACTTCTTCATCCTGAAGAAGCTCGACGAACAGAAACTTACCCCCGCACCATTGGCCGATCGCCGCACACTCGTGCGACGAATCTACTTCGATCTTATTGGGCTTCCGCCCACGATTGAGCAGGTCGAAGCGTTCGTCTCGGATACTCGGGCCGACGCCTACGAGCGACTGGTCGATGAGTTGCTCGCGTCGCCTCGATTCGGGGAGAAGTGGGCGCGCCACTGGTTCGATGTGGCCCGGTACGCAGAAGATAACTCCACCGGTGAATCGACGTGCCGGCCGCCGCGATTCCCGTACCGCTACCGCGACTGGGTCATCGGGGCGTTCAACGCCGACGTTCCGTTCGATCGCTTCATCCGCCTTCAACTGGCTGCCGACCTGCTCCCCGACACCCCACCGGCAGATTTCGCAGCGCTCGGGTTCCTGGGGCTCTCGCCGGTCTACCACAAGGAACCCAAGCTCTCGAAGGACGTGATCTCCGCGTTCGTCGCCGACGAATGGGACGAGCGCGTGGACGTCATTACGCGCGGGTTCCTCGGGCTGACGGTCGCGTGCGCGCGGTGCCACGACCACAAGTTCGACCCGATCACCGCGGAAGACTACTACGCGCTCGCCGGGGTGATGGCGAACACGCAGCTCGCCGAGCGCCCGCTGAAGCCCGACGCCAGCGCGAGCCAGGACGCGCTCACGACCGTCCGGCTCGACCTGCTCGACGCGAACATGCGGCTCGATTACGCGAAGGAGATGCGCGGAACGGCCGTGAAGGAGAAGAAAGACCCCACGCCGTTCGATCTGCAAATCAAGAAATTCGAGGCGCGTGTCGCGGACCTCAAGAAGAAAGAGAAGGGGCTGGATACGGGAACGATCGCGAACGTGGTTCGGGACGCCGGGACGTGGGTCAATGGGGACAACCCGGACTGGACGGTGATCGACTACCAGCCCGGTAAGTATCGCGACCTTCCCGTGTTCATTCGCGGCAACCCGGCCCGACCGGGCGCGATCGTCGCGCGCCGGTTCCCGACCGTGCTCTCGCCGAGCCAACCGCGCTCGTTCCGCGAAGGCAGCGGGCGAAAGGAACTCGCCGATGCGATCGTTTCCGACGCGACCGGGTTGACCGCCCGCGTGTTCGTGAACCGGACCTGGGGTTGGGTCTTCGGTCGGCCCATCGTTACGACTCCGAGCAACTTCGGCGCGCTCGGCGACCGCCCGACGCACCCCGAACTGCTCGACGACCTCGCCGCCCGATTCGTCGCCAACCGCTGGTCGATGAAATGGCTCGTTCGGGAACTGGTGACGTCCGCGGCGTACCGGCAATCGACCCGACACGATGAGAAGTTCGCAGCCGCCGACCCGGACAACCGGTGGTTGTGGCGCGCTCCCCGCAAGCGGCTGGAACTGGAAGCGTGGCGCGACGCGACCCTCCAGGTGAGCGGCCAACTCAACCTCGCTGGTGGCGGGCCATCGGACAACCTGGACAGCCCGCGGAGCGTTCGCCGAACCGTTTATGGCAAGGTGAGTCGCGGAGAGCGCCCGGCCGACATTCACCGACTGTTCGACCTGCCCGACCCGAAGGCCCACGGGGAGAAGCGCGAAGCGACGACCACACCGGTCCAGCAACTGTACTTCCTCAACAGCCCGTTCGTTCGTCAATCGGCCGTGGCACTGGCCAAAGCGACGACCGCGGGGAAGACAACCGAAGACGGCGTTCGCGCACTGTTCCAGCGCGTGCTCCTGCGCGACCCGACGTCCGATGAGTTAGAAACCGCCGCGCGACTGGTCCGGCCCGCACGAGAAGGTGCCCCGCCCGCGTGGGAGTTGCTCGCCCAGACGCTCCTGGCGAGTAACGAGTTCCTGTTCCTCAACTGA
- a CDS encoding RNA recognition motif domain-containing protein, translated as MASKNLYVGNLPFTTTQADLEQLFGQYGTVTKVQVISDRETGRSRGFGFVEMSSGADEAVAAMNGAEYQGRRLTVNEAKPREERPRGGGGGGYGGGGGGGGGYGGGGGGYGGGGGRGGNRGGYGGGGGGGGGYGGGYGGGGGGRGDRY; from the coding sequence ATGGCCAGCAAGAATCTGTACGTGGGGAACCTGCCGTTTACGACGACGCAGGCGGACCTGGAGCAACTTTTCGGGCAGTACGGCACGGTCACCAAGGTACAGGTGATCTCCGACCGCGAAACGGGTCGGAGCCGCGGGTTCGGCTTCGTCGAGATGTCCAGCGGGGCCGACGAAGCCGTCGCCGCAATGAACGGCGCCGAGTACCAGGGCCGTCGATTGACGGTCAACGAAGCCAAGCCGCGCGAAGAGCGCCCGCGTGGGGGCGGCGGTGGCGGGTACGGCGGCGGTGGTGGTGGTGGTGGCGGGTATGGTGGGGGCGGAGGTGGCTACGGTGGCGGTGGCGGCCGTGGCGGTAACCGTGGTGGGTATGGTGGGGGCGGCGGTGGTGGTGGTGGCTACGGCGGCGGGTACGGTGGGGGCGGCGGTGGCCGCGGCGACCGGTACTAA
- a CDS encoding RNA polymerase sigma factor, translating into MSEKSLAHILPELARCRYESVPDDALVNRYVHERDEGAFAELVQRHGAMVLAVCRRVLRNSADADDVFQATFMVLARKAGAIRPAGAVGQWLHGVAFRTAREALRRAARRRAKESRVVPREPIPEPVATDVRHVLDAELDRLPKTFAQVLILCDMEGRTRRDVAALLNLPEGTVASRLARAREMLAARLTRRGMGLTAGAVAAVLSADVGVAAPSELLARTASAAFEFGTGRLAESASPGALALVNAILRANGAQLKFLVAGLVVVVAAVGGWAAIGDSRPQPDSERASPTNGDAAKQTQPLAVPDPNATLRARLAGQWKVDGGTRDERPLTDWEKSGFRFDFNLSGALAVHRGLIRDQRAFTWAIEPNATPPALVLTPPDGNKAGAIRVAFELREGALTLSWDEPQLGRGSPRGVQAVNCRLVLSKVASADTPDKLVVAPAPQNVVGSRLAGSWDADTVLNGRLGLAAERAPRDPPSKTTLTFTSDPTTARNVPPAYRALFADKRVYLAGVMAVVGDSREPVRHRFLLIEHAGNALLVYFVPHDRDEWSCEEAATVMLVPGAEREKDLLFLSAFEAAPHAPVGGFRRASLKK; encoded by the coding sequence ATGTCGGAGAAATCGCTCGCTCACATCCTCCCGGAACTCGCGCGGTGCCGCTACGAGAGCGTGCCCGACGACGCGCTGGTGAACCGGTACGTCCACGAGCGCGACGAGGGGGCGTTCGCCGAACTGGTTCAGCGCCACGGGGCGATGGTGCTGGCGGTGTGCCGCCGGGTGCTGCGCAACTCCGCCGACGCGGACGACGTCTTTCAGGCCACGTTCATGGTGCTGGCGCGGAAGGCGGGGGCGATCCGGCCCGCGGGTGCGGTCGGTCAGTGGCTGCATGGCGTCGCGTTCCGGACCGCGCGGGAGGCCCTCCGACGGGCCGCTCGGCGGAGAGCGAAGGAGAGTCGTGTGGTGCCCCGCGAGCCGATCCCGGAACCCGTCGCGACGGACGTGCGACACGTGCTCGATGCCGAACTGGACCGGCTCCCGAAAACGTTCGCGCAGGTGCTCATCCTCTGCGACATGGAGGGGCGCACGCGGCGCGACGTGGCCGCGCTGCTGAATCTGCCGGAAGGGACGGTTGCGAGTCGGCTCGCTCGTGCCCGCGAAATGCTCGCCGCACGACTCACCCGGCGCGGCATGGGCTTGACGGCGGGTGCTGTGGCGGCCGTTTTGTCCGCAGATGTGGGTGTCGCGGCTCCGTCCGAGTTACTCGCGAGAACCGCGAGCGCGGCGTTCGAGTTCGGTACCGGGCGCCTGGCGGAGTCCGCTTCTCCCGGCGCGCTGGCGCTCGTGAACGCGATCCTGCGTGCCAACGGTGCTCAACTCAAGTTTCTCGTCGCGGGTCTGGTGGTTGTGGTGGCGGCCGTCGGTGGTTGGGCCGCGATAGGTGATTCCCGCCCGCAACCGGACTCCGAACGAGCAAGCCCGACGAACGGTGACGCTGCAAAGCAAACGCAGCCGCTCGCGGTCCCAGATCCCAATGCCACACTTCGTGCGAGGTTAGCCGGGCAGTGGAAGGTGGACGGGGGCACCCGAGACGAGCGCCCCCTGACCGATTGGGAGAAGAGCGGGTTCCGGTTCGATTTCAACCTATCGGGCGCTCTGGCCGTTCACCGCGGACTGATCCGGGACCAGCGCGCGTTCACCTGGGCGATCGAGCCGAATGCCACGCCACCGGCGCTCGTGTTGACGCCACCCGATGGAAATAAGGCGGGAGCGATCCGCGTCGCCTTTGAGCTTCGGGAGGGTGCTCTCACGCTGTCGTGGGACGAGCCGCAGTTGGGTCGGGGCAGCCCTCGTGGGGTGCAGGCGGTGAACTGCAGACTGGTGCTCTCGAAGGTCGCTTCGGCCGATACCCCGGACAAGTTGGTGGTCGCTCCAGCGCCGCAAAATGTCGTCGGCTCGCGGCTCGCGGGTTCGTGGGACGCGGACACCGTGCTGAACGGGCGCCTGGGCCTCGCGGCGGAACGAGCGCCGCGCGATCCGCCGAGCAAAACCACACTCACTTTCACGAGTGACCCGACCACCGCTCGTAATGTACCGCCCGCGTACCGCGCGCTGTTCGCGGACAAGCGGGTCTACTTGGCCGGGGTGATGGCGGTGGTCGGTGATTCGCGCGAACCGGTGCGACACCGGTTCCTGTTGATCGAGCACGCAGGGAACGCGCTCCTCGTCTACTTCGTTCCGCACGACCGGGACGAATGGAGCTGCGAGGAGGCCGCGACCGTGATGCTCGTGCCGGGCGCGGAGCGGGAAAAGGATCTGCTGTTCCTGTCGGCGTTCGAGGCTGCGCCGCACGCGCCGGTCGGCGGCTTCCGGCGCGCGTCGCTGAAGAAGTGA
- a CDS encoding leucine-rich repeat domain-containing protein: MFVCRSVLIAGVALLGLAPIATGAPDPPPEASPVGTWWVEGNDFYGELVIKEIKDGKVAGTIYDQPITGTYDHSTGQLTFTRFEKAGDATGYQSWVGTLVPVSDAKPTQYRLMGTYKSAAGSRCRQVDKEYTWAAWGKNEAAERALRFVMERGGRFALRPKVVKSIHVFEEVPKNNPRELLRVRASFEFVERLDLSDVRVRDEDLKELAGLKHLHHLILNNTAVTGTGIAALSGVERLLWLDMAHTKVTTAGLKEIAAFPVINTINLTAADVRDADLKELAQLPELFSLSLAGANVTDAGLKGLAGLRALKYLDLSNTSISGEGLAELAGLKYLKELKLDNTTLTDAGMKALASVSSLEDLHMKNAKATEEGLKELGSLKKLTRLDLTRVPVTDAVLSVWGGLSDLRVLDLSQSRVTDRAFQELARLTSLQDLYLDGAPVTGKGASKLAGLTFLDRIDLNNTKVSNAELRELAQLKNVRSIRLEGTLITDDGLDDEVVRGLDYPGDLWLRNTKVTKTRVAELKKQGFRRVILR; encoded by the coding sequence ATGTTCGTGTGCCGAAGTGTGCTGATCGCGGGCGTTGCCCTGCTCGGCCTCGCGCCGATCGCCACGGGAGCTCCCGACCCACCTCCCGAGGCCAGCCCCGTGGGGACGTGGTGGGTCGAGGGTAACGATTTCTACGGCGAACTCGTCATCAAGGAAATCAAGGACGGAAAGGTGGCGGGCACCATTTACGACCAGCCGATCACCGGGACTTACGATCACAGCACGGGTCAGTTGACATTCACCCGCTTTGAGAAGGCCGGTGACGCGACGGGCTACCAGTCGTGGGTCGGCACACTGGTGCCGGTTTCCGATGCGAAACCGACACAGTACCGGTTGATGGGGACTTACAAATCCGCCGCCGGGTCGAGATGCAGACAGGTGGACAAGGAGTACACGTGGGCCGCGTGGGGTAAAAACGAGGCCGCGGAGCGCGCCTTGCGATTCGTGATGGAGCGCGGGGGGCGGTTCGCGCTGCGGCCCAAAGTGGTGAAGAGCATACACGTCTTCGAGGAGGTTCCGAAAAACAACCCGCGCGAACTGCTCCGGGTGCGGGCCAGTTTCGAGTTCGTGGAACGACTCGACCTCTCGGACGTTCGTGTTCGTGACGAAGACCTCAAAGAACTCGCCGGGTTGAAACACCTCCACCACCTCATCCTCAACAACACGGCCGTGACAGGAACCGGCATCGCCGCACTGTCTGGAGTGGAGCGCCTGCTCTGGCTCGATATGGCCCATACGAAAGTCACGACCGCCGGGCTGAAAGAAATCGCCGCGTTTCCCGTCATCAACACGATCAACCTGACCGCGGCAGACGTGCGCGACGCGGACCTGAAAGAACTGGCCCAGCTCCCGGAACTTTTCAGTCTGAGCCTAGCGGGGGCGAACGTCACCGACGCGGGTTTGAAGGGGCTGGCCGGACTTCGCGCACTCAAGTACCTCGACCTGAGTAACACCTCGATCTCGGGTGAGGGGCTCGCGGAACTGGCCGGTCTGAAGTACCTGAAGGAACTGAAACTGGACAACACGACCCTGACGGACGCAGGTATGAAGGCGCTCGCTAGCGTGTCGAGCCTCGAGGATCTGCACATGAAGAACGCCAAGGCAACCGAAGAGGGCTTAAAAGAACTGGGGAGCTTGAAGAAGTTGACCAGGCTGGACCTAACCCGGGTGCCCGTTACAGATGCGGTTTTAAGCGTGTGGGGCGGCTTGAGTGACCTTCGAGTTTTGGACCTGAGCCAGAGCCGCGTGACCGATCGGGCGTTTCAGGAACTCGCACGGTTGACGTCGTTGCAGGATCTGTACCTCGATGGCGCGCCCGTCACGGGCAAGGGCGCTTCCAAACTGGCCGGTTTGACCTTTCTCGACCGAATCGATCTGAACAACACGAAAGTGAGTAACGCAGAACTGCGCGAACTGGCTCAACTCAAAAACGTGCGGTCGATCCGGCTCGAGGGCACCTTGATTACCGATGACGGGTTGGACGACGAGGTCGTTCGCGGGTTGGATTACCCGGGCGATTTGTGGCTGCGGAACACCAAAGTCACCAAAACGCGGGTCGCAGAGTTAAAGAAGCAGGGCTTCCGCCGGGTTATTCTGCGCTAA
- a CDS encoding NAD-dependent succinate-semialdehyde dehydrogenase, which translates to MSAVPPVKNRQLYIDGAWCDASTGKKLGVINPATEENIAEVSFGNRADAARAVAAASAALPAWMKLTAYDRAKVLKKTADLMRERADALARTMTMEQGKPVVEAKGEVMHSADTFEWFAEEGKRAYGQVIPQSNPAKRHMTIKHPVGVVGAIGPWNFPITLQARKIAPALAAGCTIVCKPASQTPLSLIGVFECLIDAGLPKGVANLVIGSASEISDEFMQNEAVRKISFTGSTDVGKRLMKQAADQVKRLSLELGGHAPFIVFPDADPEVVAKAAVLGKFRNNGQVCISPSRFFVHKDIEKRFTEVAVAEAKNLKMGNGLDEGVVVGPMFEKKAMDGTQALIDDAKGKGAKILTGGGKSTRFEKGYFFEPTILTGLSQDARILTDEPFAPVMPVLDFTKLDDVIAAANNTKYGLAAYVFTNDLSIAWRMAEGLEAGIIGLNDPVPATPQCPFGGMKESGMGRELAHEGLEAYLETKYVSMMLRG; encoded by the coding sequence ATGTCCGCTGTTCCCCCCGTCAAGAACCGCCAACTGTACATCGACGGCGCGTGGTGCGACGCCTCCACCGGTAAGAAGCTCGGGGTCATCAACCCGGCCACGGAAGAGAACATCGCGGAGGTCAGCTTCGGGAACCGCGCGGACGCGGCGCGGGCCGTCGCTGCGGCCTCGGCCGCGCTGCCGGCGTGGATGAAGCTCACGGCCTACGACCGCGCGAAGGTGCTAAAGAAGACCGCCGACCTCATGCGCGAGCGCGCCGACGCCTTGGCCCGCACGATGACGATGGAGCAGGGCAAGCCCGTCGTCGAAGCGAAGGGCGAGGTGATGCACTCCGCCGACACCTTCGAGTGGTTCGCGGAAGAGGGCAAGCGGGCCTACGGGCAGGTGATCCCGCAATCGAACCCGGCCAAGCGCCACATGACCATCAAGCACCCGGTCGGGGTAGTGGGCGCGATCGGGCCGTGGAACTTCCCCATCACGCTGCAGGCGCGCAAGATCGCGCCCGCACTCGCGGCCGGCTGCACCATCGTGTGCAAGCCCGCGAGCCAGACCCCGCTCTCGCTCATCGGCGTGTTCGAGTGCCTCATCGACGCGGGATTACCGAAGGGCGTCGCCAACCTGGTGATCGGCTCGGCCAGCGAGATCAGCGACGAGTTCATGCAGAACGAGGCGGTCCGGAAGATCAGCTTCACCGGCTCGACCGACGTCGGCAAGCGGCTCATGAAGCAGGCCGCCGATCAAGTGAAGCGCCTCAGCCTCGAACTCGGCGGGCACGCCCCGTTCATCGTGTTCCCGGACGCGGACCCCGAGGTCGTCGCGAAGGCCGCGGTGCTCGGCAAGTTCCGCAACAACGGTCAGGTGTGCATCAGCCCCAGCCGGTTCTTCGTTCACAAGGACATCGAGAAGCGCTTCACGGAGGTCGCGGTCGCCGAGGCGAAGAACCTCAAGATGGGCAACGGGCTCGACGAGGGCGTCGTGGTAGGACCGATGTTCGAGAAGAAGGCGATGGACGGCACGCAGGCCCTCATCGACGACGCGAAGGGCAAGGGGGCGAAGATTCTGACCGGGGGTGGGAAGTCCACGCGCTTCGAGAAGGGCTACTTCTTCGAGCCGACCATCCTCACGGGGCTCTCGCAGGACGCGCGGATTCTGACGGACGAGCCGTTCGCGCCCGTTATGCCGGTTCTGGACTTCACGAAACTCGACGACGTGATCGCCGCCGCGAACAACACGAAGTACGGACTCGCGGCATACGTGTTCACGAACGACCTGAGCATTGCGTGGCGGATGGCTGAGGGGCTGGAGGCCGGGATCATCGGTCTGAACGACCCGGTTCCCGCAACGCCTCAATGCCCGTTCGGTGGCATGAAGGAATCCGGTATGGGGCGCGAACTCGCCCACGAGGGGCTCGAAGCCTATTTGGAGACAAAGTACGTCTCAATGATGCTCCGCGGATAG
- a CDS encoding glutathionylspermidine synthase family protein, whose protein sequence is MRRVTVDPRPNWQKRVEEFGLYYHTLRGEPYWDESAFYQFTNYEIDVIEEATNSLHKMCLDLVQEVIDKRLFGLFLIPEEFEEYVIRSWENDEPSVYGRFDLAYDGVGPPKMLEYNADTPTALVEASVAQWMWLKDIDERGDQFNSIHEHLIEAWKEVLKRDSGPIHFAAMTKLDSPEDYITAEYMRDVAIQAGAKTSFIDVTDIGYDKPRRVFVDNTGFPIHRCFKLYPWEWMTKEEFGPHLRTAPTKWVEPAWKMILSCKSILPLLYERHPDSPFLLPASFDALTDGSYVKKPIHAREGANIEVVIGGRVAHSTDGPYQGGPYVYQALASQLKPHDGRYPVLGSWVVNGEACGMGIREDESLVTGNTSRFLPHQMVG, encoded by the coding sequence GTGCGCCGGGTCACCGTCGATCCCCGACCCAACTGGCAGAAACGGGTCGAAGAGTTCGGGCTCTACTACCACACGCTCCGCGGCGAGCCTTACTGGGACGAGTCCGCGTTCTACCAGTTCACGAATTACGAAATCGACGTCATCGAAGAGGCGACCAACTCACTGCACAAGATGTGCCTCGACCTCGTGCAAGAGGTCATCGACAAGCGCCTGTTCGGGCTGTTCCTAATCCCCGAAGAGTTTGAAGAGTACGTCATCCGGTCGTGGGAGAACGACGAGCCGTCGGTGTACGGCCGGTTCGACCTCGCCTACGACGGCGTCGGCCCGCCCAAGATGCTGGAGTACAACGCGGACACCCCGACGGCCCTCGTCGAAGCGTCCGTCGCCCAGTGGATGTGGCTCAAGGACATTGACGAGCGCGGTGACCAGTTCAACAGTATCCACGAGCACCTGATCGAAGCGTGGAAGGAAGTGCTCAAGCGCGACAGCGGCCCGATCCACTTCGCCGCGATGACCAAACTGGACTCGCCGGAGGACTACATCACCGCGGAGTACATGCGGGACGTGGCGATCCAGGCCGGCGCGAAGACCTCGTTCATCGACGTCACCGACATCGGGTACGACAAGCCGCGCCGCGTGTTCGTGGACAACACCGGGTTCCCGATCCACCGGTGCTTCAAACTGTACCCGTGGGAGTGGATGACGAAAGAGGAGTTCGGGCCGCACCTCCGCACCGCGCCGACCAAGTGGGTCGAACCCGCGTGGAAGATGATCCTCAGTTGTAAGAGCATCCTGCCGCTGTTGTACGAGCGGCACCCGGACAGCCCGTTCCTGCTCCCGGCCTCGTTCGACGCGCTGACGGATGGGAGTTACGTGAAAAAGCCGATCCACGCCCGCGAGGGCGCGAACATCGAGGTCGTCATCGGCGGCCGGGTCGCGCACAGCACGGACGGGCCGTACCAGGGCGGGCCGTATGTGTACCAGGCGCTCGCGAGCCAACTGAAGCCGCACGACGGGCGCTACCCGGTACTCGGGAGCTGGGTCGTGAACGGCGAAGCGTGCGGCATGGGCATCCGCGAAGACGAGTCGCTCGTGACCGGTAACACGAGCCGCTTTCTCCCGCACCAGATGGTGGGGTAA
- a CDS encoding sugar phosphate isomerase/epimerase family protein, with product MSTLSRRAFLATGAAATSSSLWPALANGAEDAAKFKLGLVTYNVPKDWDLPTILKVCKDVGIAAVECRTTHKHGVECSLTADQRKDVKKQFADAGVVFWGCGTVCEFHSADPSVVKKNVEDCKAFVKLVHDIGGTGVKVRPNGIPKGGDEQKTFEQIGKALRECGKAADDAGVEIWVEVHGAVTQLPKNMKTIMEACGHKQVGVTWNSNGTDIANKSVAAGFEMLKPYIKSCHINDLTNDAKGTYPYRELFKLLRDTGYDRYTLCEVGTAYDVEKGTAFLKGYKKLWDELVKG from the coding sequence ATGAGCACCCTTTCCCGCCGTGCGTTTCTTGCGACCGGGGCGGCCGCGACCTCTAGCAGTTTGTGGCCCGCGCTCGCAAACGGTGCTGAGGATGCCGCAAAGTTCAAACTCGGGCTCGTGACGTACAACGTGCCAAAAGATTGGGATCTACCGACCATTCTGAAGGTGTGCAAGGACGTCGGAATCGCGGCGGTCGAGTGCCGCACGACGCACAAACACGGCGTCGAGTGCTCACTGACAGCGGACCAGCGAAAGGACGTCAAAAAACAGTTCGCGGACGCGGGCGTCGTGTTTTGGGGGTGTGGTACCGTGTGCGAGTTTCACTCCGCCGACCCTTCTGTGGTGAAAAAGAACGTTGAGGATTGTAAGGCGTTTGTGAAGCTCGTTCACGACATCGGCGGCACGGGTGTGAAGGTGCGCCCTAACGGTATTCCAAAGGGCGGCGACGAGCAAAAGACCTTCGAGCAGATCGGCAAAGCGCTCCGGGAGTGCGGTAAAGCAGCCGACGATGCCGGCGTCGAAATCTGGGTCGAGGTTCACGGGGCCGTCACGCAACTCCCCAAGAACATGAAGACCATCATGGAGGCGTGCGGCCACAAACAGGTCGGCGTGACGTGGAACTCGAACGGGACCGACATCGCGAACAAGTCCGTGGCGGCGGGGTTCGAGATGCTCAAGCCGTACATCAAATCGTGTCACATCAATGATTTGACGAACGACGCGAAGGGCACGTACCCGTACCGTGAGTTGTTCAAACTCCTTCGCGACACCGGCTACGACCGCTACACGCTGTGCGAAGTCGGCACCGCCTACGACGTCGAGAAAGGAACCGCGTTCTTGAAGGGTTACAAGAAGTTGTGGGACGAACTGGTGAAGGGCTAA